In Akkermansia muciniphila, one DNA window encodes the following:
- the hpf gene encoding ribosome hibernation-promoting factor, HPF/YfiA family: MQKVNVNTPITITGRHVEVTDAIREFVTKKIEGIRLDFPRIMEVKVLLDVQRDRKISQVILFCSDHITIDASTEGTDMYACVDETITKIMRRMRKHKTRLMKNFRPHHQETIRKLDETVYDDSVLDYPGDSQEDPEPLLIHRESYNLKKLYKEEAIMELELSDKPFVLYRNARRDVLQIVYRRPDGDYSIIELGASLQA, translated from the coding sequence ATGCAAAAGGTAAACGTAAACACACCCATTACGATCACGGGGCGCCACGTGGAAGTCACAGACGCGATTCGGGAATTCGTAACGAAAAAGATTGAAGGGATCCGCCTGGATTTCCCGCGCATTATGGAGGTTAAAGTATTGCTTGATGTGCAACGCGACCGCAAGATTTCCCAGGTAATCCTGTTCTGTTCAGACCATATCACCATTGACGCGTCCACGGAAGGGACGGACATGTACGCCTGCGTTGATGAGACGATCACCAAAATCATGCGCCGCATGCGCAAGCATAAAACGCGCCTGATGAAGAATTTCCGTCCCCATCACCAGGAAACTATCCGCAAACTGGATGAAACGGTATATGACGATTCCGTGCTGGATTACCCCGGAGATTCCCAAGAAGACCCGGAACCCCTGCTCATTCACAGAGAAAGCTACAATCTCAAAAAGCTTTACAAGGAAGAGGCTATCATGGAATTGGAACTTTCCGATAAGCCCTTCGTGCTCTACAGGAATGCACGGCGCGACGTGCTCCAGATCGTGTACCGGAGACCGGACGGAGACTACTCGATCATTGAGCTTGGGGCCAGTCTGCAAGCGTAA